One endosymbiont 'TC1' of Trimyema compressum genomic window, CAAAAGATAAAAGCCAAGAAATTATGGATAGTTACTATAAACAACATCCTGATATTATACGAGTATTTAACAAAGAAAACGGTGGACATGGTTCAGTAATTAATTTTGGAATAGATAAGTCAGAAGGAAAATATTTAAAAATATTGGACTCTGACGATTATTTTAATACTGAAAATCTAAAAAAACTGATTGCTTTCTTAGATAAAAATGAAGAGGTTGATTTAATTATTACTTCTTATTACAAAGTTTTTGAAAATAGTTGTTTAAAGCAAAAACTTAATATTAAATCTAATGAAATAATGCCACTTGAAAGTTTATATAGTATTTTTAGTGGTAATTCAAATAAAGAAAATATTAATTATGTTCCTATGGCTATGGTTACATATAAGACTAAAGTACTTAAAAACTGTAAAAAAAGATTACTAGAGAAAACATATTATGTAGATACTGAATTTAATGTTTTTTACATTAATGAGGTAAATGATTTTATTTATTTAGATTTACCTATTTATAATTACTGCATTGGCAGAGCTGATCAGTCAATTTCTTCTCAGAGTTTTGTTAACAATTATAATGACCATTCAAAAGTTGTACACTCAATTATAGAGTATTACAATACGCATTTATTTAAAACAAAAATTCATAAATTAGTAACTGAGATAATGATAGTACGACTATTAAATACTCAATATGCAATTTATGGCTATCATTTGAAAAAAGGTTATAATAGTCAATTACAAAAAGTCATGTTAGATTTTGATCAGTGGTTAAAACAGGAAAGCCCTTATCTTTATGATAAAATGGCTATTCGAAAATACATTAGCTTAGGGAGAAAACATAATTTTAATAAAAGAATTTACAGACCATTTTTCTTTAAGTTGGCTATCGCATGGGAAATGATGCGAGGGACTTGGAAAAAATACAATATATAGTTAATAGAAAAACAATAAAGTGCGAAAGGAATGTGTAAATGAAAGTACTCACAGTAGTAGTTCCTGTTTATAATATGGAAGAATATTTAGGGAGATGCTTAGACAGCATGC contains:
- a CDS encoding glycosyltransferase family 2 protein; this encodes MKKLSIIVPIYNMEKYIDRCVQSVLDAKLNDSIEILLINDGSKDKSQEIMDSYYKQHPDIIRVFNKENGGHGSVINFGIDKSEGKYLKILDSDDYFNTENLKKLIAFLDKNEEVDLIITSYYKVFENSCLKQKLNIKSNEIMPLESLYSIFSGNSNKENINYVPMAMVTYKTKVLKNCKKRLLEKTYYVDTEFNVFYINEVNDFIYLDLPIYNYCIGRADQSISSQSFVNNYNDHSKVVHSIIEYYNTHLFKTKIHKLVTEIMIVRLLNTQYAIYGYHLKKGYNSQLQKVMLDFDQWLKQESPYLYDKMAIRKYISLGRKHNFNKRIYRPFFFKLAIAWEMMRGTWKKYNI